One segment of Candidatus Melainabacteria bacterium DNA contains the following:
- a CDS encoding solanesyl diphosphate synthase gives MESLQNPMTTAKSMTTASGFTTTHISNADLTTLLEPVTQDLAQVELMLNTNMIDDTTFVRDLLAQIFQAGGKRLRPAIALLASRATASPDQEFSRLHIILAVLTELIHTASLVHDDVIDSASLRRGKQTVNRRWNDKVAVLMGDLLFAQASICLARIMNPVIVGIYGQVLGDLCAGEIRQMRAQYLTTVNWETYIHKSFCKTASLFAAASHSGAILNGCPNETIESLKEYGRNLGILFQIVDDLLDVTGNTEKMGKEAGSDLQSGILTAPTLFILERGDAVSQSLEELIKTRAVNEPEGTQKALTIIRENGGVEQTVEMARKYGRAAKDCLTVIPTSPYKTSLEGLVDYILTRTT, from the coding sequence GTGGAAAGCTTACAAAACCCGATGACAACTGCGAAAAGCATGACTACAGCCTCAGGATTCACAACGACACATATTTCCAACGCAGACCTGACCACTTTGCTGGAACCGGTCACGCAAGATCTTGCTCAAGTTGAGCTAATGCTCAACACGAACATGATTGACGACACAACTTTCGTACGCGATTTACTCGCGCAGATCTTCCAGGCTGGCGGCAAACGACTGCGTCCAGCCATAGCGCTGCTCGCTTCCCGAGCCACAGCAAGTCCAGACCAGGAATTCAGCCGCCTGCACATCATTCTCGCTGTACTGACTGAACTGATACATACTGCCAGTCTTGTCCATGACGATGTCATTGACAGTGCCTCTCTGCGACGAGGAAAACAAACAGTTAATCGCAGATGGAACGACAAAGTTGCCGTTCTGATGGGCGACTTGCTTTTCGCACAAGCATCCATCTGCCTGGCTCGAATCATGAATCCAGTCATTGTCGGCATCTACGGTCAAGTACTGGGCGACCTTTGCGCCGGTGAAATCAGACAGATGCGAGCTCAATATCTGACTACAGTCAACTGGGAAACATACATCCACAAATCTTTCTGCAAAACAGCATCGTTGTTTGCAGCCGCCAGTCACAGCGGCGCCATATTGAACGGATGCCCGAACGAAACCATCGAGTCGCTAAAAGAGTACGGTCGTAACCTGGGGATACTCTTCCAAATCGTTGACGATCTTCTCGATGTCACAGGCAACACCGAAAAAATGGGGAAGGAAGCCGGAAGCGATTTGCAAAGCGGCATTTTGACGGCACCAACTTTATTCATCCTCGAACGCGGCGATGCAGTCTCGCAATCCCTTGAAGAATTGATCAAGACGCGGGCGGTGAATGAGCCGGAAGGAACACAGAAAGCTCTTACCATCATTAGAGAAAACGGTGGCGTTGAACAGACTGTAGAAATGGCACGCAAATATGGTCGCGCCGCCAAAGACTGCTTAACTGTCATTCCCACAAGCCCTTACAAGACTTCTCTTGAAGGATTAGTTGACTACATTTTGACAAGGACGACCTGA
- a CDS encoding CoA-binding protein produces MESIDSKIDAFLAAPSVAVVGASDDKNKYGHRVLVCYKQNQRKAFPVNPNAETVLGETCYPDLLSLPEKVESVSIITPPAVTRKVVDDAIAAGVKNLWMQPGAESRDAIAKAEAAGLRVIHGGACVLVVLGYHGA; encoded by the coding sequence ATGGAATCAATAGACTCAAAAATAGACGCTTTCCTCGCCGCACCGTCGGTTGCTGTCGTCGGCGCAAGCGACGATAAAAACAAGTACGGTCATCGGGTCCTGGTTTGCTACAAACAGAATCAGAGAAAGGCGTTCCCGGTCAATCCCAATGCAGAAACTGTGCTTGGAGAAACCTGCTATCCGGATTTGCTCTCGTTGCCGGAAAAGGTCGAGTCAGTTTCAATCATCACACCACCTGCGGTGACCAGAAAAGTAGTCGACGATGCCATCGCTGCAGGTGTAAAGAATCTATGGATGCAGCCCGGGGCCGAGAGTCGGGACGCCATCGCTAAAGCTGAGGCAGCTGGTCTCAGAGTCATTCACGGGGGTGCCTGCGTGTTGGTCGTGCTTGGATACCACGGCGCGTAA